The following proteins come from a genomic window of Budorcas taxicolor isolate Tak-1 chromosome 24, Takin1.1, whole genome shotgun sequence:
- the LOC128068346 gene encoding 40S ribosomal protein S20 → MAFKDTGKTPVEPEVAIHRIRITLTSRNVKSLEKVCADLIRGAKEKNLKVKGPVRMPTKTLRITTRKTPCGEGSKTWDRFQMRIHKRLIDLHSPSEIVKQITSISIEPGVEVEVTIADA, encoded by the coding sequence ATGGCCTTTAAAGACACCGGCAAGACTCCCGTGGAGCCAGAGGTGGCCATTCACCGGATTAGGATCACCCTCACCAGCCGCAACGTGAAGTCTCTGGAGAAGGTGTGTGCTGACCTGATCAGAGGCGCGAAGGAAAAGAATCTCAAAGTGAAAGGACCAGTTCGGATGCCTACAAAGACTCTGAGAATAACTACTAGGAAAACTCCTTGTGGTGAAGGTTCTAAGACTTGGGATCGATTCCAAATGAGGATCCACAAGCGACTCATTGACCTACACAGCCCTTCTGAAATCGTCAAGCAGATCACTTCCATCAGTATTGAGCCAGGAGTCGAGGTGGAAGTCACCATTGCCGATGCCTAA